From one Coffea eugenioides isolate CCC68of chromosome 11, Ceug_1.0, whole genome shotgun sequence genomic stretch:
- the LOC113751364 gene encoding probable serine/threonine-protein kinase PBL17 isoform X1 codes for MEHQKPVIPGQPAKRGKTSKEQIKSMVAGDFESEEQKKIRNFIEQLRNLDVSFYAFRRDNFLKSPYSLVLPLPDQIVRYENMGNPVEGIDLGKVKHFSHDKMIQITSDFSENNYIRKSTFGRLFRGKIDEGSGMPPREVIVKRWDFLIPFSPTYGNYPVYYARQLEILLNPHVASHPRMAKLIGYCCDKMFALVFDVNLNLTVKDLIPRDNFTWSPRMKVARQVAETLRFFHGKQIALCNFTAPSISVDEDYNIQLFEFDRAANLASDNFPVLKTIVGGAYNYYSPEYLTSVLEFRREWFFTSDVYAFGLLLLELTLAKCAVEERPVNFVEVNFVEWAKIAFAKNERYDRFKMTIAVPQLLIFDLAMKCVQEDPKMRPHMDEIAMELDKLSQFKTENRGLLG; via the exons ATGGAGCACCAAAAGCCCGTGATTCCTGGCCAACCTGCAAAAAGAGGGAAGACCAGCAAAGAGCAGATAAAATCCATGGTCGCCGGTGATTTTGAAAGCgaagaacaaaagaagatacGCAATTTCATCGAGCAGTTGAGGAACTTGGACGTTTCCTTCTATGCGTTCCGGAGGGACAACTTTTTGAAGAGCCCCTATTCCTTGGTGCTGCCACTTCCCGATCAAATTGTCCGGTACGAAAATATGGG GAATCCTGTTGAGGGGATAGACTTGGGAAAGGTGAAGCATTTCAGCCATGATAAGATGATCCAAATTACTAGTGACTTTTCCGAAAACAACTACATACGGAAGTCTACCTTTGGCCGACTGTTCAGAGGCAAGATTGATGAAGGTTCCGGAATGCCACCGCGGGAGGTGATTGTCAAAAGATGGGACTTTTTAATTCCTTTCAGTCCTACTTACGGCAATTATCCAGTCTATTATGCT CGCCAGCTTGAGATTCTGCTGAATCCGCATGTTGCCTCGCATCCTAGGATGGCAAAGTTGATCGGATACTGTTGTGACAAGATGTTTGCtcttgtatttgatgtgaaCCTAAATCTAACTGTCAAGGATCTCATCCCTCGTG ATAACTTCACTTGGAGCCCACGGATGAAGGTGGCAAGGCAAGTTGCTGAAACCTTAAGGTTCTTTCATGGCAAACAAATTGCTTTATGCAACTTTACTGCTCCCAGCATAAGTGTTGATGAG GATTATAACATACAACTGTTTGAGTTTGATCGTGCTGCAAATCTTGCATCGGATAATTTTCCAGTACTAAAAACAATTGTGGGAGGAGCATACAACTACTATTCCCCAGAATATCTGACAT CAGTGTTAGAGTTTCGCAGAGAATGGTTTTTCACATCAGACGTGTATGCTTTTGGGCTCTTGCTTTTGGAGTTGACATTAGCAAAATGTGCAGTGGAGGAAAGACCTGTGAATTTTGTCGAAGTGAATTTTGTCGAATGGGCCAAGATAGCCTTTGCAAAAAATGAGAGATATGATCGTTTTAAAATGACCATTGCAGTTCCTCAGTTGTTGATCTTTGACCTGGCAATGAAGTGCGTGCAAGAAGACCCTAAAATGCGACCACATATGGATGAAATTGCCATGGAATTGGATAAATTGTCTCAGTTTAAAACAGAGAACAGAGGGTTGTTAGGGTAG
- the LOC113751364 gene encoding probable serine/threonine-protein kinase PBL17 isoform X3, whose translation MEHQKPVIPGQPAKRGKTSKEQIKSMVAGDFESEEQKKIRNFIEQLRNLDVSFYAFRRDNFLKSPYSLVLPLPDQIVRNPVEGIDLGKVKHFSHDKMIQITSDFSENNYIRKSTFGRLFRGKIDEGSGMPPREVIVKRWDFLIPFSPTYGNYPVYYARQLEILLNPHVASHPRMAKLIGYCCDKMFALVFDVNLNLTVKDLIPRDNFTWSPRMKVARQVAETLRFFHGKQIALCNFTAPSISVDEDYNIQLFEFDRAANLASDNFPVLKTIVGGAYNYYSPEYLTSVLEFRREWFFTSDVYAFGLLLLELTLAKCAVEERPVNFVEVNFVEWAKIAFAKNERYDRFKMTIAVPQLLIFDLAMKCVQEDPKMRPHMDEIAMELDKLSQFKTENRGLLG comes from the exons ATGGAGCACCAAAAGCCCGTGATTCCTGGCCAACCTGCAAAAAGAGGGAAGACCAGCAAAGAGCAGATAAAATCCATGGTCGCCGGTGATTTTGAAAGCgaagaacaaaagaagatacGCAATTTCATCGAGCAGTTGAGGAACTTGGACGTTTCCTTCTATGCGTTCCGGAGGGACAACTTTTTGAAGAGCCCCTATTCCTTGGTGCTGCCACTTCCCGATCAAATTGTCCG GAATCCTGTTGAGGGGATAGACTTGGGAAAGGTGAAGCATTTCAGCCATGATAAGATGATCCAAATTACTAGTGACTTTTCCGAAAACAACTACATACGGAAGTCTACCTTTGGCCGACTGTTCAGAGGCAAGATTGATGAAGGTTCCGGAATGCCACCGCGGGAGGTGATTGTCAAAAGATGGGACTTTTTAATTCCTTTCAGTCCTACTTACGGCAATTATCCAGTCTATTATGCT CGCCAGCTTGAGATTCTGCTGAATCCGCATGTTGCCTCGCATCCTAGGATGGCAAAGTTGATCGGATACTGTTGTGACAAGATGTTTGCtcttgtatttgatgtgaaCCTAAATCTAACTGTCAAGGATCTCATCCCTCGTG ATAACTTCACTTGGAGCCCACGGATGAAGGTGGCAAGGCAAGTTGCTGAAACCTTAAGGTTCTTTCATGGCAAACAAATTGCTTTATGCAACTTTACTGCTCCCAGCATAAGTGTTGATGAG GATTATAACATACAACTGTTTGAGTTTGATCGTGCTGCAAATCTTGCATCGGATAATTTTCCAGTACTAAAAACAATTGTGGGAGGAGCATACAACTACTATTCCCCAGAATATCTGACAT CAGTGTTAGAGTTTCGCAGAGAATGGTTTTTCACATCAGACGTGTATGCTTTTGGGCTCTTGCTTTTGGAGTTGACATTAGCAAAATGTGCAGTGGAGGAAAGACCTGTGAATTTTGTCGAAGTGAATTTTGTCGAATGGGCCAAGATAGCCTTTGCAAAAAATGAGAGATATGATCGTTTTAAAATGACCATTGCAGTTCCTCAGTTGTTGATCTTTGACCTGGCAATGAAGTGCGTGCAAGAAGACCCTAAAATGCGACCACATATGGATGAAATTGCCATGGAATTGGATAAATTGTCTCAGTTTAAAACAGAGAACAGAGGGTTGTTAGGGTAG
- the LOC113751364 gene encoding probable serine/threonine-protein kinase PBL17 isoform X2, with product MEHQKPVIPGQPAKRGKTSKEQIKSMVAGDFESEEQKKIRNFIEQLRNLDVSFYAFRRDNFLKSPYSLVLPLPDQIVRYENMGNPVEGIDLGKVKHFSHDKMIQITSDFSENNYIRKSTFGRLFRGKIDEGSGMPPREVIVKRWDFLIPFSPTYGNYPVYYARQLEILLNPHVASHPRMAKLIGYCCDKMFALVFDVNLNLTVKDLIPRDNFTWSPRMKVARQVAETLRFFHGKQIALCNFTAPSISVDEDYNIQLFEFDRAANLASDNFPVLKTIVGGAYNYYSPEYLTLLEFRREWFFTSDVYAFGLLLLELTLAKCAVEERPVNFVEVNFVEWAKIAFAKNERYDRFKMTIAVPQLLIFDLAMKCVQEDPKMRPHMDEIAMELDKLSQFKTENRGLLG from the exons ATGGAGCACCAAAAGCCCGTGATTCCTGGCCAACCTGCAAAAAGAGGGAAGACCAGCAAAGAGCAGATAAAATCCATGGTCGCCGGTGATTTTGAAAGCgaagaacaaaagaagatacGCAATTTCATCGAGCAGTTGAGGAACTTGGACGTTTCCTTCTATGCGTTCCGGAGGGACAACTTTTTGAAGAGCCCCTATTCCTTGGTGCTGCCACTTCCCGATCAAATTGTCCGGTACGAAAATATGGG GAATCCTGTTGAGGGGATAGACTTGGGAAAGGTGAAGCATTTCAGCCATGATAAGATGATCCAAATTACTAGTGACTTTTCCGAAAACAACTACATACGGAAGTCTACCTTTGGCCGACTGTTCAGAGGCAAGATTGATGAAGGTTCCGGAATGCCACCGCGGGAGGTGATTGTCAAAAGATGGGACTTTTTAATTCCTTTCAGTCCTACTTACGGCAATTATCCAGTCTATTATGCT CGCCAGCTTGAGATTCTGCTGAATCCGCATGTTGCCTCGCATCCTAGGATGGCAAAGTTGATCGGATACTGTTGTGACAAGATGTTTGCtcttgtatttgatgtgaaCCTAAATCTAACTGTCAAGGATCTCATCCCTCGTG ATAACTTCACTTGGAGCCCACGGATGAAGGTGGCAAGGCAAGTTGCTGAAACCTTAAGGTTCTTTCATGGCAAACAAATTGCTTTATGCAACTTTACTGCTCCCAGCATAAGTGTTGATGAG GATTATAACATACAACTGTTTGAGTTTGATCGTGCTGCAAATCTTGCATCGGATAATTTTCCAGTACTAAAAACAATTGTGGGAGGAGCATACAACTACTATTCCCCAGAATATCTGACAT TGTTAGAGTTTCGCAGAGAATGGTTTTTCACATCAGACGTGTATGCTTTTGGGCTCTTGCTTTTGGAGTTGACATTAGCAAAATGTGCAGTGGAGGAAAGACCTGTGAATTTTGTCGAAGTGAATTTTGTCGAATGGGCCAAGATAGCCTTTGCAAAAAATGAGAGATATGATCGTTTTAAAATGACCATTGCAGTTCCTCAGTTGTTGATCTTTGACCTGGCAATGAAGTGCGTGCAAGAAGACCCTAAAATGCGACCACATATGGATGAAATTGCCATGGAATTGGATAAATTGTCTCAGTTTAAAACAGAGAACAGAGGGTTGTTAGGGTAG